GTTGGCTGGCAGAGATGACGCCGAAGGAGCGTGATCGGCTGGCATTTCGTGCGTCGCGCAGGGAACTCGAGTTTACGGAGATCAGAACGAGCGTGAAGCGGGCCATTGATGTCGCCGAGGCTCATCTCTTCGAACGGAACGCGGTGGTGCACGACCGGGACTTGGTTGCGCACGCATTGCTGTCAGAAAGCGGACGCTTTTTATCGACGAAAGCGTTGTGGGCGGAAGTCAGAGCACGGCCGTATGTTCGCGATGAGTTGAATCCCGAAAGGATTTCATTGGCGGGTCAGTCGAAGATCGAACGGGAACTCGTTGAGCTCGTTGATCGGACCCGCGGTCGTCACGACGCCATCAATCCCGATTTCCTCGGATTAGACCCGCGTTTGGATGCCGAGCAGGCTCACGCGGTTCGCGCGTTGTTGGAGTCGCGGCATGGCACCAACGTGCTTCGCGGAAAGGCCGGCACGGGGAAGAGCTTTACGCTGAACAATGTCGTCGCTGGTGCCCGCGCTGGGGGTCGTGATGTTGTGGTCGTTGCGCCGCAGAACCAACAGGTCCGCGAGTTACAACGCGATGGCTTGGAGGCGCGCACGGTCGAGAGCCTATTGATGAAGCGCGATCTTCCGCATGGAGGCGTTCTGATTGTTGATGAAGCCGGCCAGTTGAGTGCCCGCCGCATGGTCGACCTGGTGAGGCTTTGCGCGTTGAAGCAGGCCCGATTGATTCTGTCAGGAGACACGCGACAGCACGGCGCGATCGAAGCCACGGACGCGTTGAGTTTGTTGGAGGACCGGGCCTGCCTTCCGACCGTCGAACTCAGTAAGATTCGCCGGCAGGATCCGACCCGCGGAAACACCGCGACCGAGCGACTCGCGATTCGAAGCTACCGTGACGCGGTCGCTGCGGCATCGAATGGAGATACGCAGCGTTCTCTCCGGCTTCTGGAGACGGAGAAAGCCGTAATCGAGGTCACGGAGCCGGCGCGGGTAGCCAAAGTGGCAGAGGCGTATGTCCAAGCCACTGAACGCGGCGACAGGGTGCTCGCGATCGGCCAAACGTGGAACGAAGTGAATCAATTGAACCAAGCGATTCGCGCAAATCTTCAGTCCTTTGGTAAAGTTTCCGGCTCGGTCGAATTGGAAACGCTGCAAAACCTCAATCTTACCCTTGGGCAACGCATGGAACCGGGAACCTATCAGCATTGCCGGGACCTCGTGTTCGTCCGCAGCTACGGCCGTTTCAAGAAAGGCGAGCGCGTCGAGGTTGCCGGAGCCACAGCACAAGGGTTGCGGCTCATGAAAAACGGCAAGGAGACCGTAGTCGGCTACTCGAAGGCGGATCGATTCATGGTCGTCCGGCCGCGACGGCTGAAGGTCGGGGTGGGTGACCACCTACAGCTCAAATTCAACGGCAAGTCCGAGGAAGGGCGCACACTGGCCAACGGAGAGCTCGTGCGGGTCGAAAAGGTCCAGTCAGACGGACGACTCGTCGTGCGCGACGACAGCGGCGTGCGGAAGACCCTCGGAGCCGACCAACGGATCTTTAACCACGGCTACGCTGTCACGTCTTACGGCTCCCAAGGCAAGACCGTCGACACCGTGTTGTTCTCCGATGCCGGAGCGGCAGGCGCCACGAACCAAAAGCAATGGTATGTCACGATCTCCCGCGGCCGCCGCCAGGCAAAAGTCTTCACGAGCGACCTAGCCAAGCTCAGAGAATCCATCCAGCGCGACGGCGATCGCGACTTCGCCCTCCAAGAGCGACCGATCAGCATCCAGCCCAAGCCGGCACCCACAGTGGTGCCAACAATCGCCAAGGAAGAGGACTTCGATGCGATGCAGGCATCCCGTGAACGACTTCAGCGATTCAAGCGCCATCAGTTCGTTCGAAACCACATCGCCCGCCAACAGGCTATCAAACGCCGACTCGGTCCTCGGCCTTGATGGCAGTGAAATTGGCAAGGAAATTGGAACGCCATCGGCTGGGGGCCGTATTACCACGTTGCAGTCGGCGGGGCTGCCCCTCCTTGCTGCGACCGGCTAAATCGGATAACTACTTCAAAGGACTCGGGACTTTTCTCTGTTTCTATAACTGGGTTGCCGGGTGCTAAAATAATATAGCGCGCATGAGCATCTGATTTAATGATTCTGAAATTGGGGGGCTAAGAGGCGGGGAAACATCGAGTTCGCGTTTTGGCAGGGCAGGCGCACCTACTTCTCAATCGACGAGGATGATTCGCGGAGATTCAATCAGGTGAATCGTTCATTTCATCCATCGTGGCCAGTTGCGCATATAGCTTTGAGCCTGTTGGAGTGATAGTCCAGTGTGGTTTCCTACTGCGACTACCCTTCGGCGAGGGTTTCGTTTTGATGAGATTCCTGGCCTGAAGCGCTCTAAGCATACCGTCGAATGGTGGGGATTGAATCACGCACGTCGGACGGTAAGCATGTTTCCCATGCTTGCTATTTAGTTTAGGCAACAACTCTGTTGCGAGTCTTGCTTCCAAAGTCCTCTTCAATGACGAAACGCTTGCACTTTCCTCAAGTTTGGGGGCTAAAACTGAGAAAGCACGATTCCAAGACCACTTATATTCAAGTTCGAATGGGTGCTGGTCGTTCCAAGAGGTCAAGCGCTGGTTTGGATTGTTAGATAGATAATAATGACCGGTCAATGAAAGGTTTAGTGTATCCGATAGGCCGTTTAGATTTTCCGAATCCTTGGGGCGAGCAGAGGCGTTCGTACGCTCAAGCTCCACTATGCGCTGTTGGAGTTTGGCGATTGCATCTTGGCCCTCAAGGATTGATGTAGAGCGAACCCAGCCGGGTTGTGGGTCGTGTTGGATGGCACTGATAATTGCCGACTTTATCGCCGATCCCAACCCATCGGGTGTGCTCCAGAAACGACACATGCGTTGTTTTGCTTTTTCGCGGAATTGGGCCAAACGTTTTCTTCCGACATCCGATTTCTCCAATTTTGCGCCGGTCAAGTTGTCGATGTTCTCGTGAAGGAAAGCGATCACAGGTTTTCCCAGTTCCAAAGCGTAGTCGAATTCTCGCTCAGTGTATCCGATTTGTCCATCTGGGGTTAGGCTTCCATAGCGACCGGCAATGATTAGAACATAATAATCGCAGTCGCTGATCACTCTCCGAATCAAGTCCCACTGAGTTGTGCTGGTTGCAGGGAACAACTCCATGCCGGACGGTATGCATAGGGTTTCAAGAAGCGCTTGAATCACGTGCTGGCGTTCTTCTTTTAGGTCTTCGAACGTAGAGCTTACAAAAACTTGGTAACGGCGATGCAGTGGATTTGAAGCGCCTAATGTCTGTGGCGCTTGGAGGTTCGGATCCAAATTTGGAGATCTCCGATTATGGTCCATGATACGTTCCGTGTACCCAACGGGTGCATTCGGCTCGTATCCGCCAAAAATTATTCTCTCCAGTTCTGGCAGCAAATCGGAGTTCGGCGGAAAATCCTCCGCCGCGTCAAGAACACCTGACTGCCAATCGGAAGGGCCGAACGATGCCGAGCGACTAAACAGATGCCCAGAACGAACTAGCACTCCAAGAAGATCGGCCGTCTTGTCGTCCAGACTTAGCGTCTCCTTGATCTCGGACCTCGAGAGATTGGTCTTCTCCGGGGATCGATGATAGAGGTCGCGCATGACTCCCAGATATCGAATCAGAAGCTGTTCGTAGTGCTCGCCTGAATTCGTCAGAAGGATGCCGATGATGCTGAGTTCGTACGTCGGCAGGTTCGTGTTACTGGTTTCCCAAAGAATGCTTCCGTTTAGTTCGCGGCGAACTGCGAGGACCTCTTGTTTTCCCCATTGCGAATGCATCGTTCGGCATCGCGGCCATTCTCCGCTATTTCGGAAAGCTTCCCAGATAGAGGTCAGGAGTTCGGCGGCTTGGGGGGAAATGGATTGTCGAAGGGAATGAAGCGTGGGCACGGTGCAGGAGTTGCCAAAAGAGTGAAGAAGCTGGATTCCCGGGTCGAGCGCGCGTTCGACAACACTCAATGGGGGTAGGTCGAAATTGTGGGAGGTCTTATTCGTTCTGCTTGAATTCCGGAACAGGACATTTGAGCGCCACTGGGCCCCGAAGGTCAGGAACAGGGAATCCACCGGAAACGCAGGATCGCGTCTCCCTTGGATACGGTGGGAACGATCTCAGGCCCGATCAATGTCAGTAAAAAGGAGATATCGCGAACGAGTTGTGATGTGATGGCCTAGGTCGAAACGAACTTGCGAGCAAGTAGCTGTCAGATTTGGATCGCATATGCCGAATCGGTCAGACTCCGCCACTTCTCAAGTATTAGCCAAAGCTGAGTTCGAACTACTCGCGGAGTTTCGTTTTACTTTGCGGCGTTTTCTAGGCTTCAGCGAAGCCGCAGCCAAAAGGCATGGCGTGAGCCCGCAACAGTATCAGGCTTTGCTTGCGATCGAAGGATTCCCAGGTCGCGACTGGGTGACGGTGAGCGAATTGGCCGAGCAATTGCGCATCGCGCACCATAGCGCTGTTGGTCTGGTCAATCGCATGGAAGGGCTGAAGTTGGTGAAACGCTCGGTCTCGACCGAAGACCGGCGGCGGGTCGAGGTTTCACTTCAGCCAGCTGGACGGGTGGTGCTGGGAAAACTGTATCGGGTGCACCGTGAGGAATTACGGACAGTGGGCCCAAAGTTGATCGCGTTGCTACAGGAGGCTTCGCTGCCGGAGTAGTGCCCTTCTTCCTTTGTTTCTGAGTTCACCCAAGAACGTGGAGATCGACGGGGGAGTAGAATCGTCGTTCCCTCGTAGTGGTGAGAAGAGCCGACTCGCATGGAAATGTCGTAACACGATAAAAATGACTGGATTTTGGTCGCGAAATCGGGTTCATCGGCCGGCTCATTTTATGTCTTCCAGTTTCAGAAAGTCACAGATCCTGCTAGCTACAGTAGGAGCGATCATTGCGGTGTCTGCCTTATCATTTGTCGCAGCCACGACTGAGGCGTTGTTACTGCTCGGTTCGTTTGGTGCTTCGACGCTGTTGCTGTTTGCCCTTCCGGAGGCACCCTTGTCGCAACCCCGTTCTGTGATAGGCGGTCACCTGATCGCTTCGCTGATCGCGTTGTGCTGTCTAGCTGCGTTTGGGCCGCAATGGTGGGCGGTGGGCGTGGCGACTGGATTGGGCGTCGGCCTGATGATGGTTACCCGCACGGTGCACCCGCCGGCCGGATCCAATGCGATCATTGTGTTTTTGGCCAAGCCCGGTTGGGATGTGTTGCTGTTCTCGACCGTGTTTGGAACCCTCGTGTTGATCGTGATTGCTATTGTGTATCATCGCCTCACCCGTCGGCATAAATATCCTCAATATTGGCGCGCGGCGGCGGTGTGAGGCGACGAAAGTTTCAGAACGCGACCGAAGAAAGCGATCCAAGCCGACTTGGCCTAAGTCGTGTGATCGATCGCTAATTAACGTCCGTCGGGGATCTCTGGGGTGTGGTTCGCTGACACTGAGATCGGATCCCTGATCTAAATTGGTGTCATTTGAATCGACTGATGGTGACTGTATCCACCTCAACGTGGTGTGACGAGGGCCGTCGTATTCGGCGACGTCACGGCCGTGTTAGCCGGTGGAGTCCAGTTACGGGGCATGTGGCCCCAGGTCGCCCTGCTTGGTCATGTCTGGTGGGTGGTTGAGCACGTCGTGCAGATGCCGTGACTGGATTGGCGGGGAGTAAATGATGGTCGAGCGCTGGCCGGCGTAGGGGGGGGCGACGAAGCGCCAGTTTTCACTCCCAGTTTGGTTCGGTGAATGGCGTTCTCAATGGGTGAAGGTTGGTGTTCAGACGAGTGTGACCGTGTTTGCGGTGAGCGTGCAGGGTATCCCACTAGTCGACGTCGACCGCTCGCGAAGGGCCGGCGTCGGGTGCAAATTTTCCCTTCGCCGAAAGGCCTAGCCATTCTGCAAAAATTATATCTGGTCCACAGGAAGGAATTGCAGACGGTCGGAGCTCAGATTATCGGGCTACTAAAACGTGCGGTTCCAACGGCAAACCGTGAAGTTGGTTCATGAAATCTCGGTGCGCCAATCGCTCAGGTCATCGCTGCCTTCTGGTAGCGACTCGCACAGCCATGAGGACAAGTATCGCTCGCTGCACGACGGCACGATGGTGACGATGCGTTTCCCAGCGTTTGCCGGTCGCCGTGCGAGTTGAATCGCGGCCCATACAGCCGCTCCAGAGGAAATGCCGATTGGTATGCCGTCGAGACGGTTTACCTCGAGGCTTACTGGACCGGAATCCTCCTCCCGCACTTTGATAACCTCATCGTAGATTGCGCAGTTGAGAACACCGGGGACAAATCCGGCCCCCAGTCCCTGCAGCCGATGTGGTCCGGGGCGTTCGCCGGAAAGAACTGCGGAGGTGGAGGGTTCCACGGCGACAATCTGAATGGATGGATTTCGTGGTTTCAAAATTTCGCCGATTCCAGTGATCGTTCCCCCGGTTCCGATGCCGGCGACCACGACGTCAACCTGGCCATCCGTGTCCCGCCATATTTCCTCCGCAGTTGTGGTGCGATGGATCGCGGGATTCGCAGGATTGTCGAATTGGGAGGGCACGAAGCTATCCGGTAGTTGCGAGGCTATCGCTCGGGCTTTTTCGATGGCGCCCTTCATACCCGCCGGTCCAGGGGTGAGGATCAGACGAGCCCCGAGAAGTTTCAGCATGCGGCGTCGTTCGAGAGTCATGGTTTCCGGCATTACCAGAACAAGGCGCAACCCCTTGGCGGCAGCGACGAAGGCCAAGGCGATACCGGTGTTTCCACTGGTGGCTTCTACGATAATCGTTTCGCTGGTGACTTTTCCGTCAGCGATGGCCCGTTCAATCATGGCCAGGCCAATTCGATCTTTCACGCTCGAGAGTGGGTTGAAAAATTCCAGTTTAAGTAGGATCTCCGCAGCGGCGTGATGCTTCGCGGCGGTGCGGTTGAGGCGAACCAGCGGCGTGTTTCCAATTGTTTCGGTGATATCAGAATAGATCCTGCTCATAATATTTAGTGGATTCGGATTCAATGGTCAGCAAGCGCCTGACCGAGGTCGGCTTTGATCTCGCCGAGATCTTCAATTCCAATTGAAAGGCGTATCAGAGAATCGGATATGCCAGCCCGTTCTCGTTCAGCGTCACCCATGCCTCGGTGGCTCGACATGGCCGGTCGGGTTGCCAAGCTTTCCATACCGCCGAGGCTGACCGCGTGAACGATCAAACGAAGGCGATCGATAAACCTCTCCGCCGCTGCGCGGCCTCCTTTGAGCTCAAAAGAGAGCACGGCTCCACCGTGTTTCATCTGGCGCCGCCCCACAGCAGCCTGAGGGTGATCCGGTAGACCAGCGTAGTGGACTCGCGAGACTTCTGGTCGATTAAGCAGCCAGGCCGCGATCGCGGCTCCGTTGTGATTGTGGGCTGCCATGCGAAGGGCGAAGGTGCGAAGTCCGCGCAGCACGAGCCAGGCATCGAACGCATTGACGGTGCCGCCGAGATTTTTGTGAATTCGCCGAGCGTTTGGGGTCAGCGGCTGACGACTAATCAAAGCCCCGCCGATCATGTCGGAGTGTCCGTTGAGATACTTCGTTGTGGAGTGAATGATCCAGTCGACATTCGCGAGGAAGGGACTCTGGTTGAACGGTGTGGCAATGGTGTTGTCCACGATAACTGGCGCGTCGTTCTGATGCGCCGCTTCAACCGTGGCTTTCAGGTCGATGAGCCTCATGAGCGGATTGGACGGGGATTCGAGCAGGACCGCTCCCGCGTCTACCAGCGCCTCAGACCATGCGGTGGGATTTTGTGCGTCGATGAATTGAACTGGAACGTGGAGAACGGAGGAGAGGATTTGAAGCAGTTCGAAACTCCCACCGTAGATGTCGGGATGCGTGACCAACGGGCCGTTGCGGCCATCCATGGCGATAGCTACCGCACACAAAACGGCGGCATTGCCGGAAGAGGTAACAAGAGCGCCCGCTCCGTCTTCCAAATCCGCGAGCGCGACGGCCAAGGCTTCTACGGTGGGATTGCCAAATCGGGAGTAGGCATATCCCGGTCGCGCACCAGCGAAGATCGCCTCCGCTTGTGCCGAGTCTCCCAGATGAAAGATGGTGCTCTGGGCAATGGAGGGGACAAAGGGGGTGTTCTCTGGCTCAGGTTCCCGGCGCGATCGGCCTGCGTGGGCGCAGAGGGTCTCCAGCGTGGGGCGAGGTGGAAGAGGGGGACGGTGAGGCATTTAGACTATGGTGGATCTAGAAAGCTGGTCGGTATGGGATTAAATATCGTAACGCGATATAAAAATAGCCACAGAGAATCTCTTTGTGGCGCGAGTGCGAACGCCATGTTTGGTAATCTCGGTGGGCGGCAACGACCAACCTTGAGCGGTTGGTTTGGTCCGGCCTCGACTTTGGGGATGAGTGAAACGGGGCGAGAATTTCCTCCTTCGAATATGCGAAGTAGCGTGATCAATTTTCGGGCGGCGGTGAATTCCCGGTCTCCGTGCTCAGACTACGACAGATCCGTTTCCCGGATCGAATCGGATCGAGTGGCGAGTAGATGCGCATATGATGGATGCCGACGGATGAAACCATCGGCGTAGTCACATTCAGCGATTATCCGAAAATCCTCGGCCGCTGCCCAAGTGAGCGCGGATTTCACCAACTGGGCGGCGAAGCCGCGTCCTCGCCAAACGCCTGGCACGAAGGTGTGGATGATCGTCACGACTGACCCGTCCAGACGATACCGAAGTTCGGCGAAATCATCGTTTTCAGTCAGAACAAATCGAGTGTGATCAGGTTCATGGACAACGGAGGGCACGTGGAGTGAAGGTTGAGAAGGATACGATGAGGGGAAAATGGGCGAGTGGCGTCGACGCAGGTTTGAGTCCGATCGGCGCCATCGCATCGCGGACTATGAACTCAAAGCTGAGGCCGCCGCCGACACGGGTGGTTGAACATCCATGAGTTTGAGTCTTCGTAAGCCGCCCGGCATCTGCCACGTGATTTCGTCTCCTTTTGAAAAACCGATCACAGCTGTGCCAAGCGGTGCAAAGACGGATATTTCGCCCTTTGCGATGTCGGCCTTTTCAGGCCAAGAGAGAGTGAATGTATCGACTTCTCCGCTGTCCAAATCCTTGACGATAAATTTCGAACCAAGTTGGACGGTGGACGAAGAGACCAGGGCAGGCGGTAAGAGGATTGCGCGAGAGAGCTCCTCGTGCAGGCGCTGCAAATTGAACCTCTTGCGAGAATGGGTGGAAAGCAACTGGCCCAGCTTCCAGGACAGTGCAGTGTGATCGCGTGTGGATAGAGTGATGGGTTGATTGGAAATCATCGGAAACAAGCTCCGTTTTTTTGGGGTTTAAATCATACGGGAGGAGGCCGCGACCGGTTCGCGCGAATGCGCGGTGCGTTTTGCCTTGGTCGAACGGCGCGGGCACAAAAAATGCGCCTATCGGCGCACAACACGTTGAGAATACCCGGGGAACGGCAGACGGTTGCTTAATGCGTTCAGGCCACCAAGACCCCGGGATCGGTCGGGAAGACAACGATCTCCTTGCTCGCGATGAGGCGATTCATGAGAGCAGCGACGGGGTTCATGGTTCTATTGTGATATGGCTTGTGGAATACGCGTCAAGAAACGCCGGTTACTCAGCTCATAGCGGAGGACTGAATTCAAACCGCAAAGAAGTTTACGGTTCGATAGGGGCGGAAATCAAGGGGGGGGAGAGTTGGACTCTACGCCCCTCCCAAGCGTTCAGCGACCATCGCTTTCAGTGCTTCGCCGTTGTGCACGGTGAGAACAGACCCGCCGACTTCGATCCAGCTTGCATCGCGGAACCGAGCCAGAGTGCGGGAAAGCGTTTCGGCAGTTGTCCCGATTTCTGCGGCCAGAACGCGCTTGGTGCGGCCGAGTGAAATTTTGCAGGGAGGACCTTTGGACTGATCACAGTGCCGAATAATCCAGCGGGCGAGTCGGGTCTCTACGTCTTTCAACGTGAGGTCATCCACTAGACCGACCAACACCCGCAGGTGCTGGCTCATCGAACCGAGCATACGGAGAGCAAGATCCGGACGCTCGGACACCAGTTCCAGAATGTCTGCTTTGGGCACCAGCAGGACGTTGCTCTGCTCAACTGCGCGGGCTGCCGCCGGGTAACCCGTGGGGCTGGCCATTGCGGCTTCGCCCATGGATTCACCGGGGCGAAACACATGGATCACCTGTTCCTTCCCCTGGGCGTTGACCCGGTGCACATTGATGGCGCCGCGCTGCACCACGTAAAAACCCACCGCGGGCTCACTTTCGCGAAACAGGTATTCGTCCTTGGCGAGTGCCCGGGGCTGCACGAACGATGCGATCCGCGTAATGTCTTCCTCGCTCAGGCCGGAGAATAACTGGCATTGGCGCAGTGTCGCTCCGAGGGCGATCAGGCGCATCGGATTGGAGCTGGATGAAGCGGGGCGGTTCGGCATGAACGGGCTTCATGGGCCGGTTGAGCGGCCTGCGCAACTCCCTTCGGACCGCCGAATGGCCGGGAAAACTGCTTTGTTCAGTGTTCCTCGCCCGGATCGGTGCAACCGAGCGCCGCCCGTCCGGCCGGAGTGATGCAATCCGGCGTCCAGGCCGGGTCCCAGACCATTTCGACTTCCACCGGTCGTCCGTCACTGGCCGATTCGGCGGCGGTGCGAGCGCCGTCGAAGAGCACCTGGCCCGACGGGCAATACATGGTCGTGAGCGTCATGGCGACGCGCAGGCGCTCGGGTTCAACATCGACGGAGTAGATCAGCCCCAGATCGGTGATGCTGATGCCAAACTCCGGGTCCATGACCGTGCCGAGGGCGTGGATGACGGCGGTGGCGAGAGCGGTATCGGTGTTCATTTTGAGGAGGCCTTGGTCGGACGCAGGTGGCACAGGATTTTGCAGAGATTGATCAGGTAGATGGCCGCGGCAGCGAACAGCGTCAGTCCGCCGACGCGCGAGGTGTAAACAGGGGCAACCCACCACATTGCGACGCAGAGCGTCGAAAGGGCGGCAAGGTGCAGCGTGAACCACGCGGCTTCGAGTCGGGGGCGACTCAGGTCGGTGGCCCGCGGCACGGTCTGTTTGCCGACCTTCGGACCGTAGGCCTGCATCCAGGTGAGAAACGGCACGATTTTGAGCAGCATGCCCATGACCGCCAAGGCCAGCGCGCCAGGCACGAGCACCAGCCCGTAGAGGGACACGGCGACCGGCGAGGGCCAGGCGCCGCTGTGCAGGAGGCGGGTGAGCGTCACGCCGATGGCCGCCGTTGCCAACAGGCCCAGTCCGGTCAGAAACGCCCGCAACGGTGTCTCCAGCTTCGGCTTGCGCCGACTGTGCAAGGTAGCGACGAGGGCTGCCCCCGAACAAACGATGCCGCCGAGTAACAGCAACGCGCCCAGAGTTGCCAGAGGGCTACGCTCCAGACCGAGTCCGAGCGCTAGCAGCGGCAGTCCGACCTGCGTGCAGATCAGCCCTGCAGCGATACATCGCGGTCGTTGGGCCGAACCCAGCGTGAACATGGGAACGAGTTGAAAGCCCGCGCCTTGTAGCAGGGTGAGGAAGAATCCCGCCAAACCGAGATGGGCATGGGCTCCGAGTAACGAGAGAATGGATACCGGAATCCACGGGGTGTGCCGGTTGGAGGCGGTGATCACCCCGAGCACGAAGGTGAGGGCGAGCCAGCCGGTGCTCAGGGGCAGGCAGGCGGCGATGGCGTCGCGGCGCGAACTCGCGAGGTAGGTGCGGCCGACGACGATCGCGCCAATGACACCACCGATGGCAATCAACGTGCCGCCGAGCGCGGCGGCGAGGTAGCGCCCAAGCGCGAGCCCAGGCACCAGTAGGAGTAGGCCCGTCAGGTGCAGGCCGAGGTGCCACCAGGCGGCGCGGACCCCGGCGAGCCGAGCTCCGAGAATGACCGGGGCGAGTTGGTAGACGGCACCGAGGCAGACGGTGAGCAGGAAACCCGGTAGCCAGAGGTGCATCAATCCCACCACGTGCGGGTGCACGTAGGGCAGGCGCACGAGCCCGGGCTGGAGCGCCAGCCAAGCTGTCGCGCCGAGCAGGCACAGCAGCCCGGCGACGATATAGCTGAGCGCCAAGGCGGGACGGGCGGAAAGTCCCGTGCCGGGAGCGAGAGCGGGCGCGGGGGGCGGGCGGCCCCGCCCCGCGCCGGTCGGCGTCCGGTCAGGCGCGTGGCTTGGTGATGCTGGTGCGCCAGGAACCATCGGCTTCGGCCTGTCCTTCATGAGTGCAACCGCGACTTCCAAGTTCGGGCAGCAGGTGAATGGGTTGCCGGTCCGTAAAGGCCTGCAAGGTGTCGCCGGGCGGCAGGGCTTCGAGTGCGGCGAGAATACGCAGCATGGGCTCGGGTGGTTCGAGTCCGCGGGCATCGACCAGCGTGACACCGCCGCAAGCGCTGCCGGTGGGGGCGGCTGCAGGCGCGGTCACCGGAGTTGCGGGCCGGGGCGTGGGGGCGAGGCGGGTGATGCGGACGGCGAACTGCTCGGGCCCGCGTTCTTCGTATTCCCAGTTGAAGGCGTGGGGAAACTCGGCCGCGAACTGGTAGTAGAGCGGCACCGGATCATGGTCATTGACCAAGGTGAAGTGCTCACCAACCGCGAGGTTGTGCCAGCGTTCAAAGATCATGCCGTGTTTGATGCGGCACGGAATCGGGCGCACATCGAAGCGAGTGTCGGTGGAAGATTCTAGGGATGGGTTCATAACGCTTCGCCATCCTACCGACCCGCGGCTGCGGTGTCCTTGATGCGCATCAAGGATGTCGCAGTTTGCTACAAATCAAAGCCCGGCCAGCGCCTGATCGAGATCGGCCAGCAGGTCGGCTTCGGCTTCCACGCCGACGGATAGCCGGATGAGAGCGTCCGAAACGCCGGCGCGGGCGCGGTCGGTCGGGCTCATGCCCCGGTGGCTCGACATGGCGGGACGCGTCACGAGGCTTTCCAAGCCACCGAGACTCACGGCGTGCACGATCAGGTGAAGGCGGTCGACAAAGCGTCGCGCGGCGACTTCTCCACCGGCGAGTTCGAACGAAAGCAAGGCCCCGCCGTGCTGCATCTGCCGCCGGGCCAGATCGTGCTGCGGGTGCGCGGGTAAACCTGCGTAGTGGACCCGCGTGACCGCGGGATGGCCGGCGAGCCAGGCGGCTACGGCGGCACCGTTGCGGTTGTGCGCCGCCATGCGCAGGGCAAAGGTGCGCAGGCCGCGCAGGACGAGCCAGGCGTCGAAGGCGTTGACCGTGCCGCCGAGGTTTTTGTGGATGCGACGCGCGAGGTCGGAGAGCGGTTCTCGACCGATCAACGCGCCGCCGATCATGTCGGAGTGGCCGTTGAGGTATTTGGTGGTGGAGTGCACGACCCAGTCGGCGCCGAGGGCGAGTGGGCGCTGGTTGAATGGCGTCGCGACCGTGTTGTCCACAATCACCGGGGCGCAGACGGGTTGGGCGGCGGCCGCAGTGGCGGCGACATCGATGAGGCGGAGCAGCGGGTTGGAGGGGGTCTCCAAGAGCACGGCTCCGGCGCGGCCGACGGCTGCGATCCAAGCGGCTTCATCCCGAGCGTCCACCCACTCGACCGGCACGTGGTGGACTTCGTGAAGGATTCTGAGGAGCTCAAAACTTCCGCCGTAGATGTCCTGATGGGTGACCAACGGACCGCTCCGGCCGGCAAGGGCGATCGTCACGGCGCAAAGCACCGCGGCGTTGCC
This portion of the Actomonas aquatica genome encodes:
- a CDS encoding metal-sulfur cluster assembly factor; the encoded protein is MNTDTALATAVIHALGTVMDPEFGISITDLGLIYSVDVEPERLRVAMTLTTMYCPSGQVLFDGARTAAESASDGRPVEVEMVWDPAWTPDCITPAGRAALGCTDPGEEH
- the cysK gene encoding cysteine synthase A; amino-acid sequence: MSRIYSDITETIGNTPLVRLNRTAAKHHAAAEILLKLEFFNPLSSVKDRIGLAMIERAIADGKVTSETIIVEATSGNTGIALAFVAAAKGLRLVLVMPETMTLERRRMLKLLGARLILTPGPAGMKGAIEKARAIASQLPDSFVPSQFDNPANPAIHRTTTAEEIWRDTDGQVDVVVAGIGTGGTITGIGEILKPRNPSIQIVAVEPSTSAVLSGERPGPHRLQGLGAGFVPGVLNCAIYDEVIKVREEDSGPVSLEVNRLDGIPIGISSGAAVWAAIQLARRPANAGKRIVTIVPSCSERYLSSWLCESLPEGSDDLSDWRTEIS
- a CDS encoding DUF2249 domain-containing protein: MNPSLESSTDTRFDVRPIPCRIKHGMIFERWHNLAVGEHFTLVNDHDPVPLYYQFAAEFPHAFNWEYEERGPEQFAVRITRLAPTPRPATPVTAPAAAPTGSACGGVTLVDARGLEPPEPMLRILAALEALPPGDTLQAFTDRQPIHLLPELGSRGCTHEGQAEADGSWRTSITKPRA
- a CDS encoding GreA/GreB family elongation factor encodes the protein MISNQPITLSTRDHTALSWKLGQLLSTHSRKRFNLQRLHEELSRAILLPPALVSSSTVQLGSKFIVKDLDSGEVDTFTLSWPEKADIAKGEISVFAPLGTAVIGFSKGDEITWQMPGGLRRLKLMDVQPPVSAAASALSS
- a CDS encoding trans-sulfuration enzyme family protein, with the translated sequence MPHRPPLPPRPTLETLCAHAGRSRREPEPENTPFVPSIAQSTIFHLGDSAQAEAIFAGARPGYAYSRFGNPTVEALAVALADLEDGAGALVTSSGNAAVLCAVAIAMDGRNGPLVTHPDIYGGSFELLQILSSVLHVPVQFIDAQNPTAWSEALVDAGAVLLESPSNPLMRLIDLKATVEAAHQNDAPVIVDNTIATPFNQSPFLANVDWIIHSTTKYLNGHSDMIGGALISRQPLTPNARRIHKNLGGTVNAFDAWLVLRGLRTFALRMAAHNHNGAAIAAWLLNRPEVSRVHYAGLPDHPQAAVGRRQMKHGGAVLSFELKGGRAAAERFIDRLRLIVHAVSLGGMESLATRPAMSSHRGMGDAERERAGISDSLIRLSIGIEDLGEIKADLGQALADH
- a CDS encoding Crp/Fnr family transcriptional regulator, with the translated sequence MRLIALGATLRQCQLFSGLSEEDITRIASFVQPRALAKDEYLFRESEPAVGFYVVQRGAINVHRVNAQGKEQVIHVFRPGESMGEAAMASPTGYPAAARAVEQSNVLLVPKADILELVSERPDLALRMLGSMSQHLRVLVGLVDDLTLKDVETRLARWIIRHCDQSKGPPCKISLGRTKRVLAAEIGTTAETLSRTLARFRDASWIEVGGSVLTVHNGEALKAMVAERLGGA
- a CDS encoding trans-sulfuration enzyme family protein; its protein translation is MSPEKPSFDTLCAHAGTSRNAPAIDNLPFVPPVVQSTIFQLGDSAQAEAIFSGTLPGYTYSRFGNPTVDTLAATLARLEGGAGACITASGNAAVLCAVTIALAGRSGPLVTHQDIYGGSFELLRILHEVHHVPVEWVDARDEAAWIAAVGRAGAVLLETPSNPLLRLIDVAATAAAAQPVCAPVIVDNTVATPFNQRPLALGADWVVHSTTKYLNGHSDMIGGALIGREPLSDLARRIHKNLGGTVNAFDAWLVLRGLRTFALRMAAHNRNGAAVAAWLAGHPAVTRVHYAGLPAHPQHDLARRQMQHGGALLSFELAGGEVAARRFVDRLHLIVHAVSLGGLESLVTRPAMSSHRGMSPTDRARAGVSDALIRLSVGVEAEADLLADLDQALAGL
- a CDS encoding GNAT family N-acetyltransferase is translated as MRWRRSDSNLRRRHSPIFPSSYPSQPSLHVPSVVHEPDHTRFVLTENDDFAELRYRLDGSVVTIIHTFVPGVWRGRGFAAQLVKSALTWAAAEDFRIIAECDYADGFIRRHPSYAHLLATRSDSIRETDLS